A section of the Halichoerus grypus chromosome 11, mHalGry1.hap1.1, whole genome shotgun sequence genome encodes:
- the LOC118522368 gene encoding olfactory receptor 51E2 has protein sequence MPAMSSCNFTHTTFVLIGIPGLEEAHFWIGFPLLSMYAVAVFGNCIVVFVVRTERSLHAPMYLFLCMLAAIDLALSTSTMPKILALFWFDSREITFDACITQMFFIHALSAIESTILLAMAFDRYIAICHPLRHAAVLNNTVTAQIGMVAVVRGSLFFIPLPLLIKRLAFCHSNVLSHSYCVHQDMMKLAYADTLPNVIYGLTAILLVMGVDVLFISLSYFLIIRTVLQLPSKSERAKAFGTCVSHIGVVLAFYVPLIGLSVVHRFGNSLDPIVHVLMGDVYLLLPPVINPIIYGAKTKQIRTRVLAMFKISYDKDPQAMGNR, from the coding sequence ATGCCAGCTATGAGCTCCTGCAACTTCACACATACCACCTTTGTACTTATTGGTATCCCAGGATTAGAAGAAGCCCATTTTTGGATCGGCTTCCCCCTGCTTTCAATGTATGCCGTGGCAGTGTTTGGGAACTGCATCGTGGTCTTCGTCGTAAGGACAGAGCGCAGCCTACATGCTCCCATGTACCTCTTTCTCTGCATGCTGGCAGCCATTGACCTGGCCTTGTCCACATCCACCATGCCCAAGATCCTCGCCCTCTTCTGGTTTGATTCCCGGGAGATTACTTTTGATGCCTGCATTACCCAGATGTTTTTTATTCATGCTCTCTCAGCTATTGAGTCCACTATCCTGCTGGCCATGGCCTTTGACCGTTATATAGCCATCTGCCACCCACTGCGCCATGCAGCAGTGCTCAACAATACAGTAACAGCCCAGATTGGCATGGTGGCTGTGGTCCGTGGATCCCTCTTCTTTATCCCACTGCCTCTGCTCATCAAGCGGCTGGCCTTCTGCCACTCCAATGTGCTCTCACACTCCTACTGTGTGCACCAGGATATGATGAAGCTGGCCTATGCAGACACGTTGCCCAATGTGATCTATGGTCTTACTGCCATTCTGTTGGTTATGGGCGTGGATGTCCTCTTCATCTCCTTGTCCTATTTTCTGATTATACGAACAGTTCTACAACTACCTTCCAAGTCAGAGCGGGCCAAGGCTTTTGGAACCTGTGTGTCACACATCGGTGTGGTGTTAGCCTTCTATGTTCCTCTCATTGGCCTCTCAGTGGTTCACCGTTTCGGAAACAGCCTTGATCCCATTGTGCATGTTCTCATGGGTGATGTTTATCTACTTCTGCCTCCTGTGATCAATCCCATCATCTACGGTGCCAAGACCAAACAGATCAGAACTCGGGTGCTAGCTATGTTCAAGATCAGCTATGACAAGGACCCTCAGGCTATGGGGAACAGGTGA